Proteins from a single region of Weeksella virosa DSM 16922:
- a CDS encoding MFS transporter, translating into MTAQKKNISIWKNKEFIPFIFLRFALIFALFMQSTSVAYEIFEVTRKEIFLGLIGLFEFAPILLTAFYAGQLVDKIDKRKILILSIATYMLISFLLMIIHFPTVRNHLGINYYLALCYFCFFVLGLTRAFSGPALFALLALVVRKENYTKAIPISSSAFMIGSVLGPLAGGVILAHYGIEITLISAFSMMVLSMIMCLLISTKPPQKSEELSEESPWQRIKEGLKFIWASPIILAVLSLDMFAVFFGGAESLLPAFVNKVLNQGSETFGLLRSAHGIGSLIMLLLLSFIPSLLRGNVGPKLLGTIGLYGLSIISFGLMRNLVLCFIVLMLAGCFDAISMVIRQSILQLKTPENLKGRVSSVNSIFVSSSNELGALESGVAATILGLVPAIIFGGSMTILTVILIAIFIKPIRKVYLE; encoded by the coding sequence ATGACAGCTCAAAAGAAAAATATTTCCATCTGGAAAAATAAAGAATTCATTCCATTCATATTTTTGCGTTTTGCACTCATCTTTGCTCTTTTTATGCAAAGTACATCGGTGGCTTATGAAATTTTCGAAGTTACCAGAAAAGAAATTTTTCTAGGTCTCATCGGCTTGTTCGAGTTTGCACCCATATTGCTTACCGCATTCTATGCAGGACAATTGGTGGATAAAATCGATAAACGAAAGATTCTCATTCTTTCCATTGCTACCTATATGCTCATTTCTTTTTTATTAATGATAATACATTTTCCAACCGTTAGAAACCATCTAGGGATCAATTACTATTTGGCACTTTGTTACTTTTGTTTTTTTGTATTAGGCCTAACAAGAGCTTTCAGCGGACCGGCACTGTTTGCTTTATTAGCTTTGGTCGTGCGCAAAGAAAATTATACCAAGGCAATCCCGATTTCGTCTTCCGCTTTCATGATTGGGTCTGTTCTCGGTCCCTTGGCAGGCGGCGTAATATTGGCGCATTATGGAATAGAAATTACACTAATTTCTGCCTTCTCGATGATGGTGCTTTCTATGATAATGTGTTTATTGATTTCGACAAAACCACCTCAAAAATCAGAAGAATTATCAGAAGAAAGCCCTTGGCAGCGTATAAAGGAAGGACTGAAGTTTATCTGGGCTTCTCCCATTATTTTGGCTGTTCTAAGCTTAGATATGTTTGCCGTTTTCTTTGGTGGTGCAGAATCTCTATTGCCCGCTTTTGTAAATAAAGTTCTGAATCAAGGCTCAGAAACTTTCGGTTTATTGCGCTCTGCACACGGAATTGGCTCGCTCATTATGCTACTGCTTTTGTCTTTTATCCCATCATTACTCAGAGGAAACGTTGGGCCAAAACTATTAGGTACTATCGGTTTATACGGTTTATCGATTATTTCTTTTGGTTTGATGAGAAACCTTGTGCTATGTTTTATTGTTTTAATGTTGGCAGGCTGTTTCGATGCAATATCCATGGTGATAAGACAAAGTATTCTACAACTCAAAACACCCGAAAACCTAAAAGGGAGAGTTTCTTCCGTTAACTCTATTTTCGTTAGCTCATCCAATGAATTAGGCGCTTTAGAGAGTGGGGTAGCGGCAACAATTTTAGGGTTGGTCCCAGCAATTATTTTCGGTGGTAGTATGACAATCTTAACCGTAATCCTGATCGCAATTTTTATAAAACCAATACGAAAAGTATACTTAGAATAG
- a CDS encoding nucleotidyltransferase family protein, with product MKAMLFAAGLGTRLQPFTLSHPKALAVVNNQTLLQRNLTYLQQNGIDEVVINTHHFAEQIEKYLEENECFGMKIRLIFEKDILETGGGLLNAREYFTEDFVVMNADILTKFSLKKLIDFHQKYKPIASLAVSKRSSSRKLLFTEEMRLQGWRNLTTEEDIIVNPRLKLHEYAFSGIHILRSDIFDKITEEGKFSIMKSYMRLMKENYILGYDHTGDYLIDVGKPQSILEAEKYFR from the coding sequence ATGAAAGCCATGTTATTCGCCGCTGGTTTGGGCACTCGTTTACAGCCGTTTACCTTGTCGCATCCTAAAGCTTTGGCAGTAGTCAATAATCAAACACTGTTGCAGCGAAATTTAACCTACCTCCAACAAAACGGGATAGATGAAGTGGTGATCAATACACATCATTTTGCCGAACAGATAGAAAAATATCTCGAAGAAAATGAATGTTTTGGTATGAAAATCCGATTGATTTTCGAAAAAGATATATTAGAAACTGGTGGTGGTTTGCTCAACGCTAGAGAATACTTCACAGAAGATTTTGTAGTGATGAATGCGGATATTCTAACGAAATTCTCACTAAAAAAATTGATCGACTTTCACCAGAAGTACAAGCCAATTGCTAGTTTAGCAGTAAGCAAAAGAAGCTCGTCTCGGAAATTGCTTTTTACAGAAGAAATGCGATTACAAGGTTGGCGAAATCTAACAACTGAGGAAGATATCATCGTTAATCCAAGGCTAAAACTGCACGAATACGCTTTTAGTGGCATACATATTTTACGATCAGATATTTTTGACAAAATTACCGAAGAAGGAAAATTTTCGATCATGAAAAGCTATATGCGTTTGATGAAAGAAAACTACATTTTAGGATACGATCATACAGGTGATTACCTTATCGATGTCGGAAAACCACAAAGTATTTTAGAGGCCGAAAAATATTTCAGATAA
- a CDS encoding RapZ C-terminal domain-containing protein: MVTPLNINVRSFSYKREIPKDSSGNGGGFVFDCRGILNPGRFDQYKTLTGRDQEVITFLEEKTKAPVFLEGVKKVISISIEDYIDRNFNNLEINFGCTGGQHRSVYCADQIAMYIKTHYPSVQVNVQHIVQEEKNWINLPY, from the coding sequence AAAAGAGAAATCCCCAAAGATTCTTCTGGAAACGGCGGAGGATTTGTATTCGACTGTCGAGGAATTCTCAATCCAGGTCGATTCGATCAATATAAAACTTTAACAGGTCGCGATCAGGAAGTGATAACTTTTCTAGAAGAGAAAACCAAAGCTCCTGTATTTTTAGAAGGCGTAAAAAAAGTGATTAGTATTTCTATCGAAGATTATATCGACCGAAATTTCAACAATTTAGAAATAAACTTTGGTTGTACTGGTGGACAACACCGCTCGGTGTATTGTGCCGATCAGATAGCAATGTATATCAAAACGCATTATCCAAGTGTACAGGTGAATGTGCAGCATATAGTCCAAGAAGAAAAAAACTGGATCAATCTTCCTTATTAA